Proteins encoded by one window of Prosthecobacter vanneervenii:
- a CDS encoding sialate O-acetylesterase, whose product MKMLPRFLVATFCLGLPASLLAELSLPHFFSDHMVLQRERAAAVWGKASPQAEVTLEFKGKTASAKADKKGRWRTSIETGAADAKGATLSVKSGSDSVMINDVLVGEVWLASGQSNMYFTMDRVPAYAELISKADYPGLRMFNAPLVTAAEPQEDIAGTWSQSSPQTVPGYSAVAFFFALKLHQELGVPVGVLKTAWGGKPVETFTSREALNTLPGTKEMVDKLLAEAASYDAAKAQAAYEASLKKWQETMAAAKGKPAADRKRLPKRPAAPKPPLETEGKPGVLFNAMINPFAGYTMRGAIWYQGEANAKPGAVPYDQTLPLMIRDWRQRWADEFSFYFVQLANFHAPSTEAGTPDPWALLQDRMRHILTSTPKTGMAIINEVGEANDIHPKDKKTPGERLARWALAKDYGRDIIYSGPLFKSSQVEGGAVRVIFDQAGSGLKARDGAALKRFEIAGADHAWKWADAKIDGKDSVIVSSAEVKQPVAVRYAWAANPEGANLVNSDGLPASIFRTDDWNDVEVAAAAPAVDDRRALATEIKTLNAKLQGMDRKSPEAVELRKKVQEMLTKYKATAPKK is encoded by the coding sequence ATGAAAATGCTTCCGCGCTTCCTTGTCGCCACCTTCTGCCTCGGTCTGCCAGCCAGCCTGCTGGCCGAGCTCTCGCTGCCTCATTTTTTTAGCGACCACATGGTGCTGCAGCGCGAGCGTGCGGCCGCCGTCTGGGGCAAAGCGAGCCCGCAGGCCGAAGTCACACTTGAGTTTAAAGGCAAGACCGCCTCTGCAAAGGCAGACAAAAAAGGCCGCTGGCGCACCAGCATTGAAACAGGTGCTGCAGACGCCAAAGGAGCGACTCTGTCCGTGAAATCCGGCTCTGACAGCGTCATGATCAATGACGTGCTCGTGGGCGAGGTCTGGCTCGCCTCGGGACAGTCAAACATGTATTTCACCATGGACCGTGTGCCGGCCTATGCGGAGCTGATTTCCAAAGCCGACTATCCCGGCCTGCGGATGTTCAATGCGCCTCTGGTCACCGCTGCCGAGCCGCAGGAAGACATCGCAGGTACATGGTCGCAGAGCAGCCCGCAGACGGTGCCCGGCTACTCGGCAGTGGCGTTTTTCTTTGCTCTCAAGCTGCATCAGGAGCTTGGCGTGCCTGTGGGCGTGCTCAAGACCGCCTGGGGCGGCAAGCCGGTGGAAACCTTCACCAGCCGTGAAGCACTGAACACACTGCCCGGCACCAAGGAAATGGTGGACAAGCTGCTGGCAGAAGCCGCCAGCTATGACGCCGCCAAAGCTCAGGCTGCTTATGAGGCCAGTCTTAAAAAATGGCAGGAAACCATGGCTGCGGCCAAGGGCAAGCCCGCTGCGGACCGCAAGCGTCTTCCCAAGCGACCCGCCGCGCCCAAGCCGCCGCTGGAGACAGAGGGAAAGCCCGGCGTGCTCTTCAATGCCATGATCAATCCCTTTGCCGGCTACACCATGCGTGGTGCCATCTGGTATCAAGGAGAAGCCAATGCCAAGCCCGGCGCCGTGCCTTATGACCAGACCCTGCCGCTGATGATCCGCGACTGGCGCCAGCGCTGGGCGGATGAATTCTCCTTCTACTTCGTGCAGCTGGCCAATTTCCATGCACCCTCCACTGAAGCCGGCACGCCAGACCCATGGGCACTGCTGCAGGATCGCATGCGCCACATTTTGACTTCAACTCCCAAGACCGGCATGGCCATCATCAATGAAGTAGGAGAGGCCAATGACATCCATCCCAAGGACAAAAAGACACCCGGCGAGCGCCTCGCCCGCTGGGCTCTGGCCAAGGACTACGGCCGCGACATCATCTACAGCGGCCCCTTGTTTAAATCGAGCCAGGTGGAAGGGGGCGCTGTGCGCGTGATCTTTGATCAAGCCGGCTCCGGGCTGAAAGCGCGCGATGGAGCTGCCTTGAAGCGCTTTGAAATCGCCGGTGCAGACCACGCCTGGAAATGGGCGGATGCAAAAATTGATGGCAAAGACAGCGTCATAGTCAGCAGCGCGGAAGTAAAGCAGCCCGTGGCCGTGCGCTACGCCTGGGCGGCCAACCCCGAAGGGGCCAATCTGGTGAATAGCGACGGCCTACCCGCTTCCATTTTCCGCACCGATGATTGGAATGATGTGGAGGTCGCTGCCGCAGCACCTGCGGTGGACGACCGCCGTGCTCTCGCCACCGAAATCAAGACGTTGAACGCCAAGCTCCAGGGCATGGATCGCAAAAGCCCGGAGGCCGTCGAGCTACGCAAAAAAGTGCAGGAGATGCTGACGAAATATAAAGCCACCGCTCCCAAGAAGTAA
- a CDS encoding histidine phosphatase family protein translates to MALTRIYLIRHGATILTAEDRFAGATNVPLSEEGRNQAARLAQRLKGLPVTAVYASPLDRTMETARILAAAHQLEVHPREGLKEISHGHWEQLTRAEVEQKFPSEAAAWDEDPFTFAPEGGESGLAVTARALPALMEIVRQHEGESIIVVSHKATIRLLLSSLLGFDPRRYRDNLDQNPAALNVVDFKDPVRARLMLFNDTSHYSEDTLIKPDTPKACLSSWWAK, encoded by the coding sequence ATGGCTCTTACCCGCATTTACCTGATCCGCCACGGCGCCACCATCCTGACTGCTGAAGACCGATTTGCCGGTGCCACGAATGTGCCGCTATCTGAGGAAGGCCGCAACCAGGCTGCACGCCTGGCACAGCGGCTCAAAGGCCTGCCAGTGACAGCGGTGTATGCCTCGCCACTGGACCGCACCATGGAGACAGCTCGCATTCTGGCTGCGGCGCACCAGCTGGAGGTGCATCCAAGAGAGGGCTTGAAAGAAATCTCCCATGGCCACTGGGAGCAGCTGACGCGCGCGGAGGTGGAACAGAAGTTTCCCAGCGAAGCAGCGGCCTGGGATGAGGATCCTTTCACCTTTGCGCCAGAGGGCGGGGAGAGCGGTCTGGCTGTCACCGCACGTGCCCTGCCCGCGCTGATGGAGATCGTGCGGCAGCATGAGGGGGAATCGATCATCGTCGTCTCCCACAAGGCAACGATCCGCCTGTTGCTTAGCTCGCTGCTCGGATTCGATCCACGCCGCTACCGCGACAATCTGGATCAGAACCCGGCCGCGCTGAACGTGGTGGATTTCAAGGACCCGGTGCGCGCACGTCTGATGCTTTTCAACGACACCTCTCACTACTCCGAGGATACGCTGATCAAGCCGGACACGCCGAAGGCCTGCCTGTCCAGCTGGTGGGCAAAATAA
- a CDS encoding OmpA family protein: MKPALLAVMLVCVLSARSSSAADVKGGKDHPLLKRYDGSTMLWYEQKNYDALRLALECIVFDYGEGKMKPFKKVDAEGRKTTLYYNLPSGIGTLEGARQYENELKEKGFEILFRGTGEEIEKNKGDNLAMEVYGMTSSNTDREHPQFMAMQGVDKTKSNYLAARLARSEGDVFCSVWAFEAAWTAASLKAPEKSTVVRVDICEVKPMEQKMVLVKAEEMEGQIALNGKVALYGILFDTDKASIRPDSEPTLVEISKLLQNKPGLRVLVVGHTDTQGSFEYNRSLSQRRADSVVANLAGRGISKERLFPVGVSFASPVAANATEEGRAKNRRVELVDMGDAKAR, encoded by the coding sequence ATGAAGCCTGCCTTGCTCGCCGTCATGCTTGTCTGTGTCCTGTCTGCTCGCTCTTCCTCGGCTGCGGATGTAAAAGGCGGGAAGGATCACCCGCTGCTTAAGCGCTACGACGGCTCGACCATGCTCTGGTATGAGCAGAAGAACTACGACGCGCTGAGGCTTGCTCTGGAGTGCATTGTTTTTGATTACGGAGAAGGAAAGATGAAGCCCTTCAAAAAGGTGGATGCCGAGGGTCGCAAGACCACGCTGTACTACAATCTACCCTCTGGTATCGGCACTCTGGAAGGTGCTCGTCAGTATGAAAATGAACTGAAGGAAAAAGGCTTCGAGATTCTCTTTCGCGGAACTGGCGAGGAGATCGAAAAAAACAAGGGGGACAACCTGGCCATGGAAGTTTATGGCATGACTTCGTCAAATACAGACAGGGAGCACCCTCAGTTCATGGCCATGCAGGGAGTGGACAAAACCAAGTCAAATTATCTTGCCGCCCGCCTGGCCCGATCTGAAGGAGATGTTTTTTGCTCCGTGTGGGCCTTCGAGGCAGCATGGACCGCCGCCAGTCTGAAAGCTCCTGAAAAAAGCACAGTGGTGCGTGTGGACATCTGCGAGGTGAAGCCAATGGAGCAGAAGATGGTGCTCGTAAAAGCCGAGGAGATGGAGGGGCAGATCGCACTGAACGGCAAGGTGGCCCTTTACGGCATCCTCTTTGACACAGACAAGGCATCCATCCGTCCGGACTCGGAGCCTACTCTGGTTGAGATCTCAAAGCTTCTTCAAAACAAGCCTGGCCTGCGCGTCCTTGTGGTGGGGCATACAGACACGCAGGGCAGCTTTGAATACAATCGCAGTCTGTCTCAGCGCCGTGCTGATTCAGTGGTGGCAAACCTGGCAGGCAGGGGGATTTCCAAAGAGCGGCTGTTTCCGGTGGGAGTTTCTTTCGCTTCGCCTGTGGCTGCAAATGCCACTGAGGAAGGCAGGGCAAAAAACCGTCGTGTTGAACTGGTGGACATGGGCGATGCCAAGGCCAGGTAA
- a CDS encoding YiiD C-terminal domain-containing protein, protein MNDDLLRDTERFLHEQMPLTQAMGVRLESYDGKQLIVTAPLEPNHNHLGTAFGGSLSALTTLAGYAMLWLQLGDRQAHIVVRESSIRYKHPVRGILRAVCQSPDEVEMAAFKTTFKDTGKAHLRLRVQVIHEGRACVFYEGDFVALR, encoded by the coding sequence ATGAACGACGACCTCCTGCGCGATACCGAACGCTTTCTGCATGAGCAGATGCCGCTCACCCAGGCGATGGGGGTGCGGCTGGAAAGCTACGACGGCAAGCAGCTCATCGTGACAGCGCCGCTGGAGCCCAATCACAACCATCTTGGCACCGCCTTTGGCGGCAGCCTCAGCGCACTGACCACTCTGGCCGGATACGCCATGCTCTGGCTGCAACTGGGGGATAGACAAGCGCACATCGTTGTGCGCGAGAGCAGCATCCGCTATAAGCACCCCGTGCGCGGGATTTTACGTGCTGTTTGCCAGAGTCCTGATGAAGTTGAGATGGCTGCCTTCAAGACCACTTTTAAAGATACTGGCAAAGCACACCTGAGACTCCGAGTGCAGGTCATTCACGAAGGCAGGGCCTGCGTGTTTTATGAGGGTGACTTCGTGGCGCTTCGTTGA